A stretch of the Methylacidiphilum caldifontis genome encodes the following:
- a CDS encoding 50S ribosomal protein L25, with the protein MAQSITLKANLRKSIGKSAVKKLRSKDKIPAILYGKGTSVPLEILASEFKNLFHGKRIEKVLLNLEITDAQEKKSTLAFLQQIQLHPLTDKLLHLDLHELSADEKVHAEIDLIFTGEPQGLKSGTANLDISLRRIKISCFPKDLPDSISVSIDHLQTGESLHVGDIPLPPGVESLSPKNQVVLSLVAAKGGEEEQAAGAAETAEPEVIKEKKVKAEESSQ; encoded by the coding sequence ATGGCACAATCTATCACTCTTAAGGCTAACCTAAGAAAATCAATCGGGAAGTCTGCAGTCAAAAAACTACGGTCTAAAGATAAAATTCCTGCTATCCTTTATGGAAAAGGAACTTCTGTTCCCTTGGAAATTCTAGCATCGGAATTTAAAAATCTTTTTCATGGAAAAAGAATAGAAAAAGTCCTTTTAAACCTAGAAATTACAGATGCCCAAGAAAAAAAGTCTACCTTGGCATTTCTCCAGCAAATTCAACTCCATCCTCTCACCGACAAGCTCCTTCATTTAGATCTCCATGAGCTCTCCGCCGATGAGAAAGTCCATGCAGAAATAGACCTCATTTTTACAGGCGAGCCCCAAGGCTTAAAATCGGGTACCGCAAATCTGGATATATCGTTACGTAGAATCAAAATTAGTTGTTTTCCTAAGGATCTGCCCGACTCCATCTCTGTATCAATAGATCATTTGCAAACGGGCGAATCTCTTCATGTAGGAGACATTCCTTTACCTCCAGGGGTCGAATCGCTGAGCCCAAAAAATCAGGTTGTTCTGTCGCTTGTTGCAGCCAAGGGTGGAGAAGAAGAGCAAGCTGCTGGTGCTGCTGAAACTGCTGAACCCGAGGTCATAAAAGAAAAGAAAGTCAAAGCTGAAGAATCTTCACAATAA
- the pth gene encoding aminoacyl-tRNA hydrolase, translated as MFHIVVGLGNPGKEYENTRHNIGWKVVEELAKKQNLSFKRDKESQSKIASKEKVIFVLPLTYMNLSGQAVSYLLKKLNCRAQDILVILDDIFLPLGKLRFRMKGSSGGHKGLQSLIEELHTVEIPRLRLGIGPLPEGEELADYVLKPFSETEKSKVEEMTTKAIQFYESLQKDGIEIALNKITS; from the coding sequence GTGTTCCATATTGTGGTTGGTTTAGGTAATCCGGGAAAGGAATATGAGAATACAAGGCATAATATCGGATGGAAGGTAGTCGAAGAGCTAGCCAAAAAACAAAACCTTTCTTTTAAAAGGGATAAAGAGAGCCAATCGAAGATCGCATCTAAGGAAAAAGTGATTTTTGTCCTTCCTCTAACTTATATGAATCTGAGTGGTCAGGCTGTTTCTTATCTTTTAAAAAAACTGAATTGTCGAGCTCAAGATATCCTTGTTATCCTTGATGACATTTTTTTACCCCTTGGAAAATTGAGGTTTAGGATGAAAGGATCTTCCGGGGGGCATAAAGGACTCCAATCTCTTATAGAGGAACTGCATACGGTAGAAATTCCAAGATTGCGTTTGGGCATCGGCCCTTTACCCGAAGGTGAAGAGTTGGCCGATTATGTGCTCAAGCCCTTTTCTGAAACCGAAAAAAGCAAGGTCGAAGAAATGACTACTAAGGCGATTCAATTTTATGAATCCTTGCAAAAAGATGGAATTGAAATTGCATTGAACAAAATTACTTCATAA
- the rpsF gene encoding 30S ribosomal protein S6: MNRTYDALYILDVQGKEDSLKEMIEQIEKTINQLGGNVLSLQKMDRRKFERVAGKIDSGYYVNMGVELAPQSLKELETKLKANPSIFRQFYVRRKKGLSAVPKDQLQNIVT; encoded by the coding sequence ATGAACAGAACTTATGATGCTCTTTATATTCTTGATGTACAAGGTAAAGAAGACTCCCTTAAAGAGATGATCGAACAGATCGAAAAAACGATCAATCAATTGGGCGGTAATGTTCTGAGCCTCCAAAAAATGGATAGAAGAAAGTTTGAAAGGGTGGCTGGAAAAATTGACTCAGGTTATTATGTTAACATGGGTGTTGAATTAGCTCCTCAGAGTCTTAAAGAACTTGAAACCAAGCTTAAGGCCAATCCTTCTATCTTCAGGCAATTTTATGTGAGAAGAAAAAAGGGACTGTCGGCTGTTCCAAAAGACCAGTTGCAAAATATCGTGACTTAA
- a CDS encoding single-stranded DNA-binding protein encodes MADLNKVFLIGNLTRDPECRYTPKGTPVGDLSLAINSSYRSQDGQVKDEVCFVEVVIWGRQAETCKEYLQKGSLIFVEGRLQMEQWETKEGEKRSRMRVRADRIQFLGKAKGSSQPTPVESSSTKTDTAFSPPEEPQAGDEEVPF; translated from the coding sequence ATGGCTGACTTAAACAAAGTTTTCCTTATAGGCAACTTAACACGGGATCCCGAATGCCGTTATACTCCAAAAGGCACACCGGTGGGCGATCTTTCTCTGGCTATAAACAGCTCTTACCGAAGTCAAGATGGTCAGGTCAAAGATGAAGTTTGCTTTGTCGAAGTTGTTATCTGGGGTCGGCAGGCTGAAACATGCAAAGAATATCTGCAAAAGGGTTCCCTGATATTCGTTGAAGGGAGGTTGCAGATGGAACAATGGGAAACAAAAGAAGGGGAAAAAAGGTCGCGGATGAGAGTGAGGGCTGACAGGATTCAATTCCTTGGAAAAGCCAAGGGATCTAGCCAACCTACTCCTGTTGAGTCTTCATCAACCAAGACTGATACTGCCTTTTCTCCTCCAGAAGAACCCCAAGCGGGTGATGAAGAAGTCCCCTTTTAG
- the rplI gene encoding 50S ribosomal protein L9 yields the protein MDIEVILNKKLDKLGAEGDLVKVKAGFARNYLIPNGLATIATTTTKAQVERLKKMRAEREEKEKEQALELASKIGSLRLTFNLLGEKETNKVFGAVTTQDICERLLQAGIEVDRKKISLDRPLKESGLHVVPIHIHHDVLAQLQVEIIFPKKEKEAEKESSQEKAKKGDKKKKDKKEKKEKQLKKTKAKKAEDSST from the coding sequence ATGGATATAGAAGTTATTCTTAATAAAAAACTCGATAAACTTGGCGCCGAAGGAGATCTAGTCAAAGTCAAGGCGGGCTTTGCTCGAAATTACTTGATTCCTAACGGTTTAGCCACTATTGCTACAACGACTACGAAAGCACAAGTCGAACGGCTAAAAAAAATGCGTGCCGAAAGGGAAGAAAAAGAAAAAGAACAGGCTTTAGAGCTAGCTTCAAAAATCGGCTCGCTTCGACTCACCTTTAATTTATTGGGAGAAAAAGAGACGAATAAAGTCTTCGGTGCCGTGACCACCCAAGATATTTGTGAAAGACTTCTTCAAGCAGGAATCGAGGTCGATAGAAAAAAAATTTCCTTGGATAGACCTCTTAAGGAATCAGGCCTTCATGTTGTTCCTATACATATCCATCATGATGTCTTGGCTCAATTGCAAGTGGAGATAATTTTCCCCAAGAAAGAAAAAGAAGCGGAAAAGGAAAGTAGCCAAGAAAAAGCCAAGAAAGGTGACAAAAAAAAGAAAGATAAAAAAGAAAAAAAGGAGAAACAGCTTAAGAAAACCAAGGCAAAGAAAGCTGAAGATTCATCAACTTAA
- the bamA gene encoding outer membrane protein assembly factor BamA produces the protein MKPNVFLFLLNIRIEEHINLKFSLAFLFFFLISFDIALCQSSSSQEGPNLPPLPSSIDAQPKSVSPSPSPSQTGGSSNLAQEQSEQLTPSAPRLAPPSPPETPPTEEEKPVEQAVQPPPHAIPIKKKPKKIVGPPSGAESQKKGPTVKEIEIVYVGPKSVNRSMILSNMRTTVGQPYSASTVEEDVRNLYATGLFTNLRISTEQVAEGVKVIVIVQPKPLVKEVTIQGAKQIPIERIKKQIKTKIGDPLSEFQVSADAEKIKEYYQNHGFGNAQVTYKIDVNEEFGRAIVSFSISEGEKQFIVMVNFVGNKAFSNAELQKQLKTKKKNILSFVNKSGIFKEDQLQEDLRKLKEFYQDHGYIDMQIKDVKVSSPQKEQMVVTITIFEGIQYKVGTIQFQGNVIHPNSDLLDSIKMKEGSVFSPKGLDDDIKAIRDLYGKQGYIDAEIKPERLANIENGRIDLLFKISEGSQAYIDKIIIQGNNQTKDKVIRRELAVAPGDVYDSVRVDASKKRLENLGYFDKVEINPQDTNIPNRKNMVISVQEKRTGNVTFGLGYSTIESLLGFVELNQGNFDIANPPSFTGAGQKFRFRLQLGIFMESAMLSFTEPWFMDQPLMVGFDLFFNQLTYLQFYNGFNETQYGLDLRLAKRLNQWFTLSTRYDFNVYDLWGYLPEVENIPVFAQNRGSRTQSDITMDLIYDSRDSVFVTRHGTYLDFNILGAGGPLLGQTDIYRLQIDISHFENFPLWDIIMWNHLTAGFVQQYGKSSFVPLFDSYFVGGPRSLRGFDYNLVGPNYLPLDFPVGGQTMAVWNLEFTFPVVDRVRFAVFNDMGFNAGSLIGPNEYIPTPLVAGQGINIDADYGFGLRLFLPIGPLRLDYGIPYLRQSWLNKTGRFYFDVGYSF, from the coding sequence GTGAAACCCAATGTTTTTCTCTTCTTGCTTAACATCAGAATAGAAGAACATATTAATCTTAAGTTTTCCTTAGCTTTTCTTTTCTTTTTTTTAATTTCCTTTGACATAGCCCTTTGCCAGTCCTCCTCTTCTCAAGAAGGACCTAATCTTCCTCCCCTTCCCTCTTCGATTGACGCTCAACCTAAAAGTGTTTCTCCTTCACCAAGTCCAAGCCAAACGGGCGGTTCTTCCAACCTTGCTCAAGAACAATCAGAACAACTGACTCCCTCTGCTCCCCGCCTTGCTCCTCCATCACCGCCCGAAACCCCTCCCACAGAAGAAGAAAAACCCGTCGAACAAGCCGTACAACCTCCCCCCCATGCTATCCCGATCAAAAAAAAACCTAAAAAAATTGTCGGCCCACCTAGTGGGGCGGAAAGCCAGAAGAAAGGCCCAACAGTTAAGGAAATTGAAATCGTCTACGTTGGCCCCAAGTCGGTGAATCGGTCCATGATTCTTTCCAATATGCGCACAACGGTAGGGCAACCTTACTCAGCAAGCACGGTAGAGGAGGATGTCAGGAATCTTTATGCGACTGGACTTTTTACTAACCTTAGAATATCGACTGAACAAGTTGCCGAAGGAGTGAAGGTCATTGTGATCGTTCAACCTAAACCGCTGGTCAAAGAGGTCACTATCCAGGGAGCAAAGCAGATCCCTATAGAAAGGATTAAAAAACAGATTAAAACAAAGATTGGAGATCCTTTAAGTGAGTTCCAAGTTTCAGCGGATGCGGAAAAAATCAAGGAATACTATCAAAATCATGGTTTTGGTAATGCCCAGGTCACCTACAAAATCGATGTTAATGAAGAGTTCGGTCGGGCTATCGTTAGTTTCTCGATTTCCGAAGGAGAAAAGCAGTTCATTGTAATGGTTAATTTCGTCGGCAATAAAGCCTTCAGTAATGCTGAGCTGCAAAAACAACTCAAAACGAAAAAAAAGAATATCCTTTCCTTCGTAAACAAATCGGGAATTTTTAAAGAAGACCAACTTCAAGAAGATTTAAGAAAACTCAAGGAGTTTTACCAGGATCATGGTTATATCGACATGCAAATCAAGGATGTCAAGGTATCTAGCCCACAAAAAGAGCAGATGGTTGTGACAATCACTATTTTTGAAGGAATCCAATATAAAGTAGGGACTATTCAATTCCAGGGCAATGTTATCCATCCTAATAGTGATCTACTCGATAGCATCAAAATGAAAGAGGGTAGCGTGTTTTCTCCCAAAGGACTTGATGACGATATCAAAGCGATTAGGGATCTTTACGGCAAACAAGGCTATATCGATGCGGAAATTAAACCTGAAAGATTAGCTAACATCGAAAATGGCCGCATTGATTTGCTCTTTAAAATATCGGAGGGCAGCCAGGCTTATATCGATAAAATCATTATCCAGGGCAACAACCAGACCAAAGACAAAGTTATCCGCCGGGAACTGGCGGTGGCCCCCGGAGATGTGTATGACAGCGTTAGGGTTGATGCGAGCAAGAAAAGGTTAGAAAATCTGGGTTACTTTGACAAAGTGGAGATCAATCCCCAGGACACCAACATTCCTAATAGGAAAAACATGGTCATTTCAGTCCAAGAAAAAAGAACAGGAAATGTGACTTTTGGACTGGGATATAGCACGATTGAAAGTTTGCTTGGGTTTGTCGAACTCAACCAGGGAAATTTCGACATCGCCAATCCTCCTTCTTTTACGGGCGCTGGACAGAAATTTAGGTTTAGGTTGCAACTGGGTATTTTCATGGAAAGTGCCATGTTATCTTTTACCGAACCCTGGTTTATGGATCAACCGCTAATGGTCGGTTTTGACCTCTTCTTCAATCAACTGACCTATCTTCAGTTTTACAACGGATTTAACGAAACCCAGTATGGTTTAGATCTGCGTCTTGCCAAAAGACTAAACCAGTGGTTTACTCTTTCAACCCGCTACGATTTTAATGTATACGATCTTTGGGGTTATCTTCCAGAGGTCGAGAATATCCCTGTGTTTGCGCAAAACAGAGGGTCAAGAACCCAAAGCGATATCACTATGGATCTGATCTATGATAGCCGTGACAGTGTCTTTGTCACCCGGCATGGAACCTATCTTGATTTCAATATCCTGGGTGCGGGAGGCCCATTGCTTGGTCAAACCGATATCTATAGATTACAGATCGATATATCCCATTTTGAAAACTTTCCTCTCTGGGACATTATTATGTGGAATCACCTGACGGCTGGATTTGTCCAGCAATACGGTAAAAGCAGTTTTGTTCCACTTTTTGACAGTTATTTTGTTGGTGGTCCCCGTTCTTTAAGAGGATTCGACTACAATCTTGTTGGGCCTAACTACCTTCCCCTCGATTTTCCGGTTGGAGGTCAAACCATGGCGGTTTGGAACCTTGAATTTACATTTCCTGTTGTAGACAGGGTCAGATTTGCCGTTTTCAATGATATGGGCTTTAATGCCGGTTCGCTCATTGGACCAAATGAATACATCCCCACCCCTCTTGTCGCAGGACAGGGGATAAACATCGATGCGGATTACGGGTTTGGTTTAAGATTGTTTTTACCTATTGGTCCCTTACGTCTCGATTACGGTATTCCCTATTTAAGGCAGAGCTGGTTGAATAAAACAGGCAGGTTTTACTTCGATGTGGGCTATTCTTTTTAG
- a CDS encoding OmpH family outer membrane protein, with product MKSFIFAFSVITALSISSLYSQQALKIAVVDLQKAFNDFYKTKEADSEMKSKVAAFEKERQEMANDLNKIGEEAKKMHDAAQDKTLSEAARAEKQKAFEAKAQDFQAMQRKFQEFQYVRTKELEDRSQRIRQSIIDDITKTILEISSREKFTLVFDKSGKSLSGTNVLLYSQDVKDITDEVIKTINATKPQTKAASTSQ from the coding sequence ATGAAATCATTTATTTTTGCCTTTAGTGTTATAACCGCTTTATCTATTTCATCGCTTTATTCTCAACAGGCTTTAAAAATAGCCGTAGTAGACCTTCAAAAAGCTTTTAATGATTTTTACAAAACCAAGGAGGCGGACTCCGAAATGAAATCCAAAGTCGCCGCTTTCGAAAAAGAAAGACAGGAGATGGCCAACGACTTGAACAAGATCGGTGAAGAAGCAAAAAAGATGCATGATGCCGCCCAGGATAAAACCCTTTCAGAAGCGGCCAGGGCAGAAAAACAAAAAGCATTTGAAGCCAAAGCACAAGATTTCCAGGCGATGCAAAGAAAATTTCAAGAATTCCAATACGTGCGGACTAAAGAACTGGAAGATCGTTCACAGCGCATCAGGCAGAGTATCATTGACGACATTACTAAAACCATTTTAGAAATCAGCAGCCGTGAAAAATTTACTCTAGTCTTTGACAAATCTGGGAAAAGCTTAAGCGGAACAAACGTTCTGCTTTACTCCCAGGATGTTAAGGATATTACGGATGAAGTGATTAAAACGATTAATGCAACAAAACCACAAACCAAGGCTGCTTCTACTTCTCAATAG
- the lpxD gene encoding UDP-3-O-(3-hydroxymyristoyl)glucosamine N-acyltransferase has protein sequence MVSYTVKQLAALVGGIVEGNADIEITGISDIEEAKKGQITFLSNPRYESAVEKTQASAIVVSKSYKGTSPATLIRVESPSLAFSEIVSLFSPKPVSYEAGIHPTAIIGKAVEIGKEVSIQPYAVIEDNVKIGDGCVIGAFVFIGKESVVGEKSFFYPHVTIRERSRIGKRVIIHSGAVIGSDGFGYELKNGRHEKIPQVGIVQIDDDVEIGANTTVDRGRFGKTWIQEGCKIDNLVQIAHNVIIGKNSIIAAQTGISGSTSLGDNVTLAGQVGIGGHIHIGQGATITAQSGVTKDVPPRAILSGRHARPISLTHKLEALYNKLPEIWERLRKLEKKQGEDVFSTEDDSCKAQE, from the coding sequence GTGGTTTCTTATACTGTAAAACAGCTTGCCGCATTAGTTGGGGGTATTGTTGAAGGAAATGCAGACATCGAAATTACAGGGATATCCGATATTGAGGAAGCAAAAAAAGGACAAATTACCTTTTTAAGCAATCCAAGGTATGAGTCGGCTGTTGAAAAAACTCAGGCTTCAGCCATTGTGGTATCAAAAAGTTATAAGGGTACTTCACCGGCTACCTTGATTCGGGTTGAGTCTCCATCCCTTGCTTTTTCAGAGATCGTTTCGTTATTTAGTCCTAAGCCAGTTTCCTATGAAGCAGGAATTCATCCCACAGCGATCATTGGAAAAGCAGTCGAAATAGGAAAAGAAGTAAGCATTCAACCCTATGCCGTAATCGAAGATAATGTAAAGATTGGAGATGGATGTGTTATAGGAGCTTTCGTTTTTATTGGCAAAGAAAGTGTTGTAGGAGAGAAGTCTTTTTTTTATCCTCATGTCACCATTCGGGAAAGGTCGCGGATTGGCAAAAGGGTCATTATCCATTCTGGAGCAGTGATCGGATCTGACGGATTTGGTTATGAACTGAAAAATGGCCGACATGAAAAAATCCCTCAAGTAGGAATTGTTCAGATCGATGACGATGTCGAAATTGGAGCAAATACCACTGTGGATCGGGGTAGGTTTGGCAAAACGTGGATCCAGGAAGGCTGTAAAATCGACAATCTTGTCCAGATTGCTCATAATGTTATCATTGGGAAAAATTCAATTATCGCTGCCCAGACAGGGATTTCCGGCAGCACTTCCCTGGGAGACAACGTGACCCTTGCTGGGCAGGTAGGTATTGGAGGCCACATCCACATCGGCCAAGGGGCAACGATTACAGCTCAATCGGGTGTAACAAAAGATGTTCCTCCCCGGGCTATCCTTTCGGGCCGCCATGCTCGACCCATCAGCCTTACGCATAAGCTTGAGGCACTTTACAATAAGCTTCCTGAAATATGGGAAAGACTCAGGAAATTAGAAAAAAAACAGGGGGAAGATGTCTTTTCCACCGAAGATGATTCCTGCAAAGCTCAGGAGTAA
- a CDS encoding homoserine dehydrogenase, which produces MKSFHVGLIGLGNVGYRVWHNLLTHRELLAKKSGKEIEIKKIAVRSVEKALKQGVPPGILTTDWKEIVNDPDLDAIVELIGGIDVPYEIITEALKKGKEVVTANKALLAFHGQQIASLASSYKRRILFEASVAGGIPLLQAIQDGLVANRFLMISGIVNATCNYILTEMTNGRMSYADALKKAKELGYAEADETLDVSGEDSAHKAAILCALSYRFWPKVEEIYTSGIQSVDPFDIQYAGELGYVFKLLAIIKKHQDSKEVEIRVHPTLLRKDHILSSVSGSFNAVIIKGDIVGDQLFYGRGAGGDPTASAVLSDLVELARYPHVEYNPRLFFADEQTEYKVMPISEIISRYYLRLNVVDKPGVLAAIAEILGKKNIGISSVVQPEVSSFSQGVPLIIMVHDAKEKYFKEACFEISRLPFLKGEPIVYRVEDFHVQ; this is translated from the coding sequence ATGAAATCTTTTCATGTCGGATTAATCGGTCTAGGTAATGTGGGTTATCGTGTGTGGCACAATCTTTTAACCCATAGAGAACTGCTGGCAAAAAAATCGGGCAAAGAAATTGAAATTAAAAAAATCGCGGTGCGTTCAGTTGAGAAAGCTCTGAAACAAGGTGTTCCTCCGGGAATACTGACCACGGACTGGAAAGAGATTGTCAACGATCCGGACCTAGATGCTATTGTCGAGTTAATTGGGGGGATAGATGTCCCCTATGAAATCATTACAGAGGCTTTAAAAAAAGGAAAAGAGGTGGTAACCGCTAACAAGGCTCTTCTGGCCTTCCATGGACAACAGATAGCTAGTCTTGCATCCAGCTATAAAAGAAGAATTCTTTTTGAAGCCAGCGTTGCAGGAGGAATTCCTCTGCTTCAAGCTATTCAAGATGGACTTGTTGCCAACCGATTTCTGATGATTTCAGGCATCGTTAACGCTACCTGTAATTATATTCTGACGGAAATGACTAACGGTCGGATGAGTTATGCAGATGCACTAAAAAAAGCCAAAGAGCTTGGCTATGCCGAAGCGGATGAAACACTTGATGTGAGTGGTGAGGACAGTGCGCACAAAGCAGCGATCCTTTGCGCTTTATCCTATAGATTCTGGCCAAAAGTCGAAGAAATCTACACCTCTGGGATTCAATCGGTCGATCCTTTTGACATTCAATATGCTGGAGAACTTGGCTATGTTTTTAAGCTATTAGCTATTATAAAAAAGCACCAAGACTCAAAAGAAGTTGAAATTCGGGTTCATCCGACTCTTCTTAGAAAAGACCATATTCTGAGCTCGGTTTCCGGATCTTTCAATGCTGTGATTATTAAAGGAGACATTGTAGGAGATCAGCTATTTTATGGGCGAGGAGCTGGAGGAGATCCTACCGCCAGTGCTGTATTAAGTGACCTAGTGGAACTGGCCAGATATCCCCACGTGGAATATAATCCTCGACTTTTCTTTGCTGATGAACAAACCGAATATAAGGTCATGCCTATTTCAGAGATTATTTCCCGATATTATCTGAGGCTTAATGTGGTGGATAAACCTGGAGTCTTGGCAGCGATCGCTGAAATTCTTGGGAAAAAAAACATCGGTATTTCTTCTGTTGTCCAACCTGAAGTTTCAAGCTTTTCGCAAGGCGTCCCCCTGATTATAATGGTCCATGATGCGAAGGAAAAATATTTCAAGGAAGCTTGTTTTGAAATATCCAGGCTTCCTTTTCTTAAAGGTGAACCAATCGTTTACAGAGTAGAGGATTTTCATGTTCAATGA
- the thrC gene encoding threonine synthase: MFNENNPRSWLGIINRYRDRLPLCGNSINITLLEGNTPLIPSLKLSRISGKDLNVYFKYEGLNPTASFKDRGMVVAMTKALEQKKQIVICASTGNTAASAAAYAARADLKCFVFLPQGKIALGKLSQAMIHGAEIVEVEGNFDDTMRLVIKLASLKPEIELVNSVNPSRIEGQKTAAFEICDTLGDAPDYHILPVGNAGNITAYWKGYKEYYESKLSKKLPQMLGFQAEGAAPIVQGRIIENPTTIASAIRIGNPASWKGALEAARESAGWIGAVSDSEIIEAYRFLAYQEGIFVEPASAVSVAGFLKACKQDLIRPHSTVVLTLTGHGLKDPSFTESCFSSFPRHQILPSIEKALKIVEGTKQKS; this comes from the coding sequence ATGTTCAATGAGAATAACCCTAGATCCTGGCTAGGGATAATTAATCGGTATCGAGATCGTCTTCCCCTGTGCGGAAACAGTATCAATATTACCCTTCTTGAAGGGAATACACCCCTAATCCCTTCTTTAAAATTATCCCGGATTTCAGGAAAAGATTTAAACGTTTATTTCAAATACGAAGGACTGAATCCAACGGCTTCTTTTAAAGATCGGGGAATGGTCGTAGCCATGACCAAAGCCCTGGAACAAAAAAAGCAGATAGTTATTTGTGCCAGTACCGGCAATACCGCTGCTTCAGCGGCAGCTTACGCAGCGAGGGCTGATTTAAAATGTTTTGTTTTTCTTCCCCAAGGGAAAATCGCCTTGGGCAAACTATCCCAGGCTATGATCCATGGGGCAGAAATAGTAGAAGTAGAAGGAAATTTTGATGACACCATGCGGCTGGTTATCAAGCTTGCGAGCTTGAAACCTGAGATCGAACTAGTCAATTCAGTCAATCCTAGCCGCATAGAAGGGCAAAAGACAGCCGCTTTTGAGATCTGTGACACTCTGGGCGATGCCCCAGACTATCATATTTTACCCGTAGGTAACGCAGGCAACATTACTGCTTATTGGAAAGGTTACAAAGAGTATTACGAAAGTAAACTTTCGAAGAAACTTCCACAAATGTTAGGGTTTCAAGCCGAGGGAGCTGCCCCTATTGTGCAAGGAAGGATTATTGAAAATCCCACGACAATTGCTTCAGCTATAAGAATTGGTAACCCAGCGAGTTGGAAAGGAGCTTTAGAAGCAGCCAGGGAATCAGCGGGTTGGATCGGTGCGGTAAGCGATTCTGAAATCATTGAAGCTTACCGTTTTTTAGCCTATCAAGAAGGTATTTTCGTTGAACCCGCTTCAGCGGTCTCGGTGGCAGGGTTTTTAAAAGCTTGCAAGCAAGATCTTATTAGACCGCATTCTACTGTCGTATTAACCCTTACAGGACATGGATTAAAAGATCCTTCTTTTACTGAATCCTGCTTTTCTTCTTTTCCCCGCCACCAGATCCTTCCCTCGATAGAAAAGGCCTTGAAAATTGTAGAAGGAACGAAGCAAAAAAGTTGA